One Thermodesulfovibrionales bacterium genomic window, TCTTCGAGTTTTTCAGGGAGTTGAAAGGAAGCGGCTCGTAGGCCTGTTGCGTCTTTCTCGTTCATCACCGTATCAGATTTCCCAAAACCAAACAAGACAGGAGGCAGTCATGGAAAAGGGAATGGAAAAGGGTCTCGAATTTTTTGACTCATGGATGAAATCGCAGAGGGAATTTCTCGAGAAGTGGATAACGACGCAGAAGGAATTCATGGAGAACTGGACGGATTCGATGAAGAAACTCCAGGAATCTTTCTTAAGTCTCGGCAGCTCGCGGGAAACAGGCCAGGGCAAAGAGATGTACGCCATGTACAACTCATGGGTGAAGACCATGGCCAATTCCTCAAAACTCTTCACCGACGAAGCCGTAAAGATACAGGAGACCTGGAAGAACACCGTCGAAAAGCAGATGGAGATGAGCAGGCAAATGGCGACAAACTACTTCGATCTTTTCAGGCAGAAGACCCCGAAGTAGCCGGTGGGGCCGGTCGCGCAGGCACCGGAATGACGAAGGACCGTTGTCTTCGGGCTCATTGACAGCACAGGATCGACTCTGATACCATTGCGGAGAAAGGTTCCACGCTTTTTAACTGCCCTTCGATCAGTTCACGTATCATGGTAACGATAAACTCAAGGAGGACGTGATGCAAAAGGCCCTTGATTATTTTGACTCGTGGTTGAAGGCCCAGGAGAAATTCATGGAGGGCTGGACAGAGACGTCGAAGAAGATGCACGAATCCCTTGCGAGCATGGGAGGATCCGGTGAACGGGTAAAGGAAACGCTCGGTGTCGTGACCGACACCTTCTCGAAACTTCTCGGCACCTCGAACGTATATGTGAAACTTCATGAGATATGGCTTCCCCTGCTGAAGGCGATCCAGGAGAAAGCCGTGGATCCCGATTCATACAAGGACCTTCTCGATCCGGCAAAGTACAAAGAGGTGCTGGACCAGATGTTCGGCCTCAGTTCTCCTGAATCGATGGCAAATTTTTACGGAGAGGCGACAAAGCTTCTCGAGACCCTTTCTGACTCAACCATGGGTTTCATGGGACCCTGGACCGAGGCGATGCAGAAGAATATGAAGACCATGCCGCAGTTCGTGGAAGGCCGTCCCGAATCCTTCATGAACGTCTTCCACAACATGTTCAATGCCTTTGACAACACCATCGGCAAGGTCTTCCACGTGCCTGCTGTCGGAAAGGACAGGGAAAAGGTTGCACTCCTCATGAGGACCTGTGACGACCTGTCCGTCAATATGGCGAAGAACACCGAATACCAGCACCTCGTCTACGTAACGGGCTTGAAGGCCATGGAAAAGGTGATCGAGACCCTGGCGCAGAAGACGAGAAACGGAGAGAAGATTAAGGGCTTTGATGAATTCTTCGACCTCTGGATCGACGTGAACGAAAAGACCTATCTCTCGGTTTTCCAGACGGAGGAGTTTTCGAAGCTTCAGGGAGAACTCCTCGATTCTACCCTGAACGTCCGCAAGCACTTCTTCAAACTCATG contains:
- a CDS encoding poly(R)-hydroxyalkanoic acid synthase subunit PhaE, translating into MQKALDYFDSWLKAQEKFMEGWTETSKKMHESLASMGGSGERVKETLGVVTDTFSKLLGTSNVYVKLHEIWLPLLKAIQEKAVDPDSYKDLLDPAKYKEVLDQMFGLSSPESMANFYGEATKLLETLSDSTMGFMGPWTEAMQKNMKTMPQFVEGRPESFMNVFHNMFNAFDNTIGKVFHVPAVGKDREKVALLMRTCDDLSVNMAKNTEYQHLVYVTGLKAMEKVIETLAQKTRNGEKIKGFDEFFDLWIDVNEKTYLSVFQTEEFSKLQGELLDSTLNVRKHFFKLMELYLYDFPIALRSEMDDLYKTMYDLKKKIRTLEKKVKTFSVEEVRA